CGTCCACCGCAAGCAGATGCGCGACGAAGTGGGTCGCATCCTGGGATACTTCTGGGATTCCACCGGTGGCTTCGCCGCGGAGGGCGCGCTCTCGCCTCACGCGACCGCGGGCGCGCCGGCTCAGGCAAAGGCCGGGTCGAAAACCTGACGCGGTGGCGACCCGCACGCTCCAGAGCGCTCTCGAACAGCTCTACGGCCTCGAGCGCCGCCGCGACAAGCTCGGACTGGACGGCACCCGCGCCCTGCTCGGCGCGCTGGGGAATCCGGAGCGACGATTTCGCTCGATTCACGTGGCGGGCACCAACGGCAAGGGGTCGACCTGCGCCCTGATCGAGCGTGCGCTGCGCGAAGCCGGAATCCGGACCGGGCTCTTCACTTCTCCGCATCTGGTGGACTTCCGCGAGCGCATTCGCGTCGGCGGCCGGTGGGCGGATGAGGAGGTCTTGTTCCGCATTCTCCAACGGATCGAGTCGCTTCCCGAAGGGCGCGATCGCACCTTCTTCGAGGTGGCGACCGCGCTCGGCTTCCAGTATTTCGCCGAGCGCGACGTGGAGTGGGCGGTGATCGAAGTCGGGCTGGGCGGGCGGCTCGACACCACCAACGTGCTCGCCCCCGCGATCTGCGCCGTCACCTCGATCGGCTACGACCACACCGAGATCCTGGGCGACACGCTCGCGAAAATCGCCGTGGAGAAGGCGGGCATCGTGAAACCAGGCGTTCCGGTGGTGCTGGCGCGCGGGATTCCCGCTCCCGCGCGCGAGGTGATCCGCGAGATCGCGCGCGGAAGCGGCGCGCCGGTGATCGACGCCGCGCCCGACCCGCCCGAGCGATCGCTCGTCGGCGAGCTCGAGCCCGGCAACGCCGCGACCGCCGCAACGGTGCTCCGCGCGCTGTCGCGAGCGGGCCTCGATGTCCCACCGCTTGCGATCGAACGCGGATTCGCGGAAGCGCGCTGGCCCGGCCGCTTCGAGGCCTGCCCCGGCGAGTCGCGCCTGTGGTGGGATGGTGCGCACAACCCGGAGGGCGTCGAGGCGCTCGCGCGCGCCTGGCGCCGGCGCTTCGATTCACCGCCCGCGGCGCTGGTGCTCGCGGTCTCGCGCGACAAGGATCTCGATCGCATGCTCGAGCCGCTGGTCCGCCTCGCGCCCGGCGCCGCCCTGTTCGCGACCTGCTCGCGCAGCGAGCGCGCCGCCGATCCCGAGCGCGTGGCCGAGTCGGCGCGCCGCCTCGGGTTTCAGGTGCGGGTGGCAGCCTCGGTGCGCGAGGCATGCGCCCGCGCGCTCGAACTCGTGCCCCGCGGAGCGGAGACGCCGGCGCTGCTCACCGGCTCGCTGTTCGCGGTGGGGGAGGCGATGGAGGCGCTGGGTGGCGCACCGGGAGAGTGGCAGTGACGCGGCGCACCCGCTCGGCCATGGCGCGATCCCTGGCGGCGCTCGCCTGGCTCGTGCTGTGGGCGTCGACCGCGCTCGCCGCCGGGCCCGACAGTACCCGCCGTAAGCCGGCGATGGCCGACACCACCGCACGGCGCGCCGCCGTGCCCGACACCTCGGCCCGCGTCGCCGCGTCGCGCGACACCGCGGCGCGGGTCGAACCGCCCCTTCACTTCACCGCCGACAACATGACCGGGAGCCACGGCGACCAGGGCGACGAGGTGCTGCTTCGCGGCAACCTGCACATCACGCGTGGCCGCAGCGTGCTCACTGCCGATCGCGGCCGCTATGTTCGTGCCGCCGGCATACTCGACCTCGACGGCCGCGTGAAAATGGTGGACAGCACCACCACCGTCACCTGCGACCACGCCTCCTACTCGGAAGACAACGATCTGCTGAAGGTCAACGGCAACGTCGTGCTCATGGATCGCGACGCGGTGCTGCGAGCGCCCAGCGGCACTTACGACCGCAGAACCGGCCTCGCCGATCTCACCGGCGGCGTGGAGGGGCGCGACAAGCAGCAACGCATCACCTGCGATCACGCGATCTATCAGCGCGATTCGCTGATGCTCCACGCCATCGGCAATGTGCACGGATTCGACGATCAGAATCGGCTGGAGCTGACCGCCGACCGCGTCGACTACGACCGCAAGACCAAATGGGCCGACGCGCACGGCTCGCCGAGGCTTCGCCTCAAGGACGAGCAGGGCAAGGCCGCCGACATCGAAGCGCTGCGTCT
This Candidatus Sulfotelmatobacter sp. DNA region includes the following protein-coding sequences:
- a CDS encoding folylpolyglutamate synthase/dihydrofolate synthase family protein; the protein is MATRTLQSALEQLYGLERRRDKLGLDGTRALLGALGNPERRFRSIHVAGTNGKGSTCALIERALREAGIRTGLFTSPHLVDFRERIRVGGRWADEEVLFRILQRIESLPEGRDRTFFEVATALGFQYFAERDVEWAVIEVGLGGRLDTTNVLAPAICAVTSIGYDHTEILGDTLAKIAVEKAGIVKPGVPVVLARGIPAPAREVIREIARGSGAPVIDAAPDPPERSLVGELEPGNAATAATVLRALSRAGLDVPPLAIERGFAEARWPGRFEACPGESRLWWDGAHNPEGVEALARAWRRRFDSPPAALVLAVSRDKDLDRMLEPLVRLAPGAALFATCSRSERAADPERVAESARRLGFQVRVAASVREACARALELVPRGAETPALLTGSLFAVGEAMEALGGAPGEWQ